A region from the Triticum urartu cultivar G1812 chromosome 1, Tu2.1, whole genome shotgun sequence genome encodes:
- the LOC125533212 gene encoding probable E3 ubiquitin ligase SUD1, with product MGAAASSARETAGVGSRDEEQECRICRHPAEPERPLRHPCACRGTIRFMMMLFDALHRFEPFQVCNHGISARLLYATDAPARLPISEFIVGLPDRLTGLLLPLIFAVCVVPEFTIHIGTLWSWRLALARSFDEAHYLLSLRLSTASVLGLFALWVAFAYEYMPFAVAPFFHWVACLEARRQGFGGFDGSQILALFAVEAFLVVVMFDLALACVLVFLPFSLGRIVLWCILCSDSCNVGEVNSYTSTASVLLIGYGFIISVGVIYAGLYIFGQYLRGKRLVIAAFITSLSGIFLTGITCFTSVASFCLNTLHGLIIYPLFFGWSLDICTSKMFGATMSQRLELMFAASFASTALHCLIGFEFLYLHGLWSTLLHKIFRPGVAVPTFDYDINIDEPFYKFYFNKPHHLLHGILYMAAVIFVPVQIADRLAPELFPLNITDGYLTVRPGYLLALVVGFGVVVTTIGASRDAFAYMTKGRTHLRNLSQALIVFLWLAIVPFLIGSLVDLLLIPSPTGPDDEVSLFYTWFLGFRSLRIWVKLAHETRDTPFLAYFIDERWSPKIVRFAAGSRSGKVRLRFFLRELFMPIATRLLPALCIPYVLAKGVFPRFGYSAAMNSAVYRFAWLGTLGPCALCYISKLLCTKLHDSIRDERYVIGQRQGRRRRR from the exons TTGATGCACTCCATCGTTTCGAACCATTTCAGGTGTGCAACCACGGCATCTCCGCCCGACTTCTGTACGCCACGGACGCACCTGCGAGGCTGCCCATTTCTGAGTTCATAGTGGGCTTGCCGGACAGGCTCACTGGTCTGCTGCTCCCACTCATCTTCGCTGTCTGCGTCGTGCCGGAATTCACCATTCACATCGGGACCCTCTGGTCATGGCGCCTCGCGCTTGCTAGGTCCTTTGATGAAGCACACTATCTGCTCTCACTCCGCCTCTCTACCGCCTCCGTCCTCGGTTTGTTCGCGCTCTGGGTTGCATTTGCATATGAGTATATGCCGTTTGCTGTAGCTCCATTTTTCCACTGGGTTGCATGCCTGGAAGCTCGGCGTCAGGGGTTTGGAGGATTTGATGGCTCGCAAATCCTTGCGCTATTTGCCGTTGAAGCGTTCTTGGTG GTGGTGATGTTCGACCTGGCCCTTGCTTGTGTTTTGGTGTTTCTCCCGTTCTCTTTGGGAAGGATCGTCTTATGGTGCATATTGTGTTCCGATTCTTGCAATGTGGGTGAAGTCAACTCCTACACTTCGACAGCTTCTGTCCTTCTAATTGGATACGGGTTTATCATTTCTGTGGGTGTAATTTATGCTGGGCTGTACATTTTTGGCCAATACTTGAGGGGGAAGCGCCTTGTGATCGCAGCTTTCATTACAAGTCTGTCTGGTATATTCCTCACAGGGATTACATGTTTTACCAGTGTTGCCAGTTTTTGTCTTAATACCCTGCACGGACTTATAATATACCCGCTCTTCTTTGGCTGGTCGCTTGATATCTGCACTTCAAAAATGTTCGGTGCAACAATGTCTCAAAGGTTGGAACTTATGTTTGCTGCATCTTTTGCTTCAACTGCTCTTCATTGTCTTATTGGATTCGAATTTTTGTATCTACACGGCTTATGGTCCACACTTCTTCACAAG ATATTCAGGCCAGGAGTTGCCGTTCCCACTTTCGACTATGATATTAACATTGACGAACCATTCTACAAATTTTATTTCAACAAGCCTCATCATCTTCTGCATGGCATTCTCTATATGGCTGCggttatttttgttcctgttcaAATTGCTGATCGTCTGGCACCGGAGTTGTTCCCATTAAATATCAC AGATGGTTATTTGACTGTTAGGCCTGGCT ATCTGCTTGCTTTGGTTGTTGGATTCGGCGTCGTAGTAACTACTATTGGTGCCTCTAGAGATGCATTTGCCTACATGACTAAAGGGAGAACGCACCTTCGAAATTTGAGCCAAGCTCTGATTGTGTTCTTATGG TTGGCCATCGTTCCTTTCTTGATCGGGTCGCTGGTTGATTTATTGCTAATACCATCACCCACTGGGCCTGATGATGAAGTTTCGCTTTTCTACACTTGGTTCCTGGGATTTCGATCTCTGAGAATCTGGGTGAAGCTG GCccatgagacaagggacacacCTTTCCTTGCCTATTTCATCGATGAAAGGTGGAGTCCAAAGATCGTTCGGTTCGCTGCGGGTTCTCGTTCAGGGAAGGTACGGCTGCGATTTTTCCTCCGAGAACTATTCATGCCTATCGCCACGAGGCTGCTCCCTGCTCTGTGCATTCCTTATGTGCTTGCCAAGGGCGTCTTCCCAAGATTCGGCTACTCTGCCGCCATGAACTCAGCAGTCTACCGCTTCGCGTGGCTGGGTACCCTCGGCCCTTGTGCGCTCTGCTATATCTCCAAGCTGTTGTGCACGAAACTCCATGATTCGATCAGGGATGAGCGCTACGTCATCGGGCAGAGGCAGGGAAGACGTCGCCGAAGGTAG